In the genome of Ostrinia nubilalis chromosome 30, ilOstNubi1.1, whole genome shotgun sequence, one region contains:
- the LOC135086135 gene encoding PR domain zinc finger protein 5-like: protein MMSATEAVAPKREKIPRAKKKESLDHDNMMYNNAVTIVQNSYVCPFHNRISNYYCYYCKDQFVNPIELRDHTLSHDPKELFESMMENKKIPKIDITRIDCRLCPDKIDDIDTFKRHITNTHGKIIYPVDNEFLKFRLTSNNLACTECNSVFPYFDMLKKHMIDHFGTYICDMCGACFLEQNSLRTHIKSHNKVEANFPCEVCGKNLKSKYSRYLHVATVHEKKPTVNCYKCEASFLSYAQRNKHLIEVHGDKRTFPCKLCDKVYNRRKTLMEHNRRNHLKVYRHQCDLCDQRFYLPSRLKEHMATHTGERNFRCEFCEKSYPRLQSLQEHIRSHSNDRRYKCDLCNSAFTQNGSLKNHMKSHHQGYDLDTSFS, encoded by the exons ATGATGAGCGCTACAG AAGCAGTTGCCCCAAAACGAGAGAAGATACCAAGAGCAAAAAAGAAGGAATCCCTCGACCACGACAACATGATGTATAACAACGCAGTCACCATAGTACAGAACTCCTACGTCTGTCCGTTCCATAATAGAATCAGCAACTACTACTGTTACTACTGCAAGGACCAGTTCGTGAACCCCATAGAGTTAAGGGACCATACGTTGTCCCATGACCCAAAAGAACTCTTTGAAAGTATGATGGAAAACAAGAAAATACCCAAAATAGATATCACAAGAATCGATTGCAGATTGTGTCCGGACAAAATAGACGATATCGATACTTTCAAGCGGCACATCACTAATACCCATGGAAAGATCATATACCCAGTTGACAACGAATTCCTCAAATTCAGACTGACTTCAAACAATCTAGCGTGTACAGAATGCAACAGTGTGTTCCCGTATTTCGATATGTTAAAAAAACACATGATCGACCATTTTGGCACTTATATTTGCGATATGTGCGGAGCGTGCTTTCTCGAGCAAAACTCACTGCGAACTCACATCAAATCTCACAACAAAGTCGAAGCGAATTTCCCTTGTGAAGTCTGCGGGAAGAATCTAAAATCTAAGTACAGCCGATATTTACACGTAGCCACTGTACACGAAAAGAAACCAACAGTTAATTGTTATAAATGTGAAGCAAGTTTTCTGTCTTATGCTCAAAGGAACAAGCATTTGATAGAAGTCCACGGAGACAAGAGGACGTTTCCTTGCAAATTGTGTGACAAAGTGTATAATAGGAGGAAGACATTAATGGAGCATAACAGAAGAAATCATTTGAAAGTGTACCGGCATCAGTGTGATTTGTGCGATCAGAGGTTTTACCTTCCATCGAGGTTGAAAGAGCATATGGCAACGCACACCGGTGAAAGAAATTTCAGATGTGAGTTCTGTGAAAAAAGCTACCCGAGGCTGCAGTCTCTCCAAGAGCATATTAGGTCTCACAGTAACGACAGAAGGTACAAATGCGATCTGTGCAACTCAGCGTTCACTCAGAATGGGAGTCTCAAGAATCATATGAAGAGTCACCACCAAGGGTACGACTTGGATACGAGTTTTAGTTGA
- the LOC135085905 gene encoding uncharacterized protein LOC135085905 encodes MATPSGSGKNRGPIVDPGLCRCCRSIKKCRLLTAEYLWNGEKEIYSDMFMDCFGLLLSHLDGDSKECCICAACVSRLRDACAFRRQALQSEEVFLSARLETKQGLDSKILLEVKQEPPADDNDSMGADDVGMGEPDLEEQDPKSEPSPSDASDADYKPRRNKKPGRRQLLAKMNKLRDKLDHMMSATGKKN; translated from the exons ATGGCTACTCCATCGGGGTCAGGGAAAAATAGAGGACCCATTGTGGACCCTGGACTGTGCCGTTGTTGTAGGTCTATTAAAAAATGCCGACTTTTGACCGCAGAATACTTGTGGAATGGCGAGAAGGAAATTTACTCAGATATGTTTATGGACTGCTTCGGTTTATTG CTGTCTCACCTGGACGGGGACAGCAAGGAGTGCTGCATATGCGCGGCGTGCGTGTCGCGACTGCGCGACGCCTGCGCCTTCCGTCGGCAGGCGCTGCAGAGCGAAGAGGTGTTCCTGAGCGCCCGGCTTGAGACCAAGCAAG GTCTAGACAGCAAGATACTGCTGGAGGTGAAACAGGAACCGCCGGCAGATGACAACGACTCGATGGGCGCTGACGACGTGGGCATGGGCGAACCCG ACCTCGAAGAGCAAGACCCCAAGTCGGAGCCTTCGCCCTCGGACGCCTCGGACGCGGACTACAAGCCGCGCCGCAACAAGAAGCCCGGGCGACGGCAGCTGCTCGCCAAGATGAACAAGCTGAGAGACAAGCTGGACCACATGATGAGCGCTACAggtaaaaaaaactag
- the LOC135086078 gene encoding zinc finger protein 25-like, with protein MSAPKNNGPIIDPALCRCCRAIKKCRVLTAEYTWMDKKEVYADMIMDCFGILLSHVDESERDSGVCATCVVRLRDALALRQQVLQCEELFLHAKLEYKEAEETKKPLEIEPKIEPKDDVSDHNSVLEMDHDDRLSIDYSADDTEVKPDTKEEKIDIEANDIEPPPKCSTEDSDDSYASSSDSDKPIKRKRSKKTKSTKSNGSTKKKTKVAKAKKEKAGSSKKVIKVKKPPVEKRHNYDRDLDCMSEENLITIIQYSYVCPFKNRRNNYYCFYCKDYYPKPEDLREHTATHDTKPFQLLMGYKKMPKIDITRIDCRLCPAKIDDLNTFKQHIDQIHGKKIYFEAPDKMLLFRLTWNDLVCVMCNDVFEDFNTLNTHMVGHFSNYTCDICGFCFLEKPRLDAHLKRHKDDERHTCEVCGKVFKSNHYKDMHVDIVHKKKAIIRCPRCDECFMSYALKNKHLTEAHGQNRTYPCNLCDKVYNRQKTLTEHQRRNHQKVLKHQCEYCDQRFYLPSRLKEHMATHTGERNFRCEYCDKSYPRLKSLQYHIRTHTNDRRYRCHICGQAFIQNPSLKSHIKNHHPECDIEGCYF; from the exons ATGAGTGCGCCCAAAAATAACGGGCCTATTATAGACCCAGCTCTTTGTAGATGTTGTCGAGCCATCAAGAAATGCAGGGTTCTCACCGCCGAGTATACTTGGATGGACAAAAAAGAAGTGTACGCGGATATGATCATGGATTGTTTTGGTATTCTC CTGTCGCACGTGGACGAAAGCGAGCGCGACAGCGGCGTTTGCGCGACGTGCGTGGTGCGTCTGCGCGACGCGCTCGCGCTCCGGCAGCAGGTGCTGCAGTGCGAGGAACTGTTCTTGCACGCCAAGCTGGAGTACAAGGAGGCGGAAG AAACCAAGAAGCCCCTGGAGATTGAGCCCAAGATAGAGCCCAAGGATGACGTCAGCGATCACAATTCCGTCCTCGAGATGGACCACGACGACAGACTGTCGATTGACTACTCCGCTGATGATACAG AAGTAAAACCGGACACAAAAGAGGAGAAAATCGACATAGAAGCAAACGACATAGAACCGCCACCAAAGTGCAGCACAGAAGACAGCGACGACTCGTACGCATCATCTTCGGATTCCGACAAGCCGATCAAAAGAAAGAGAAGCAAGAAGACAAAATCTACAAAGAGTAATGGGTCTACGAAGAAGAAGACGAAAGTGGCTAAGGCGAAGAAGGAGAAAGCTG GTTCCTCGAAAAAAGTGATCAAAGTGAAAAAACCGCCCGTCGAAAAACGCCACAACTACGACAGGGACCTCGACTGCATGTCCGAAGAGAACCTAATAACGATCATCCAATACTCCTACGTCTGCCCCTTCAAGAACAGAAGAAACAATTACTACTGCTTCTACTGCAAAGATTACTACCCAAAACCAGAAGACCTTAGAGAACACACAGCGACCCACGACACCAAACCGTTCCAGCTACTCATGGGGTACAAGAAAATGCCAAAAATCGACATCACAAGAATTGACTGCAGACTGTGTCCGGCCAAAATAGATGATCTCAATACTTTTAAACAGCACATAGACCAGATCCACGGCAAGAAAATATACTTTGAAGCACCGGACAAGATGCTGCTCTTCAGACTGACGTGGAACGATTTAGTCTGTGTCATGTGTAACGATGTGTTCGAAGATTTCAACACCCTCAACACCCATATGGTGGGGCATTTCAGTAACTACACCTGCGATATCTGCGGCTTCTGTTTCTTGGAAAAACCACGCTTGGACGCCCATTTAAAACGACATAAGGACGACGAGCGACACACGTGCGAAGTCTGCGGAAAAGTGTTCAAATCAAACCATTACAAGGACATGCATGTGGATATAGTGCACAAGAAAAAGGCCATCATACGGTGTCCGCGGTGTGACGAGTGTTTCATGTCTTACGCGTTAAAGAACAAACATTTGACCGAAGCCCACGGCCAAAATAGAACGTACCCGTGTAACTTGTGTGACAAAGTGTATAATAGGCAGAAGACTTTGACCGAGCATCAAAGAAGGAATCACCAGAAGGTGTTGAAGCATCAGTGTGAGTATTGCGATCAGAGGTTTTACTTGCCGTCTCGGTTGAAGGAGCACATGGCGACTCATACAGGCGAGAGAAACTTCCGATGTGAGTACTGCGACAAGTCGTATCCTAGGTTGAAGTCTCTGCAGTACCACATACGAACGCACACAAACGATAGGAGGTATAGATGTCACATTTGCGGTCAAGCGTTCATACAAAACCCGAGTCTGAAGTCCCATATAAAGAACCACCATCCTGAATGTGACATAGAGGGATGTTATTTCTAA